The following is a genomic window from Crossiella equi.
TGCTCTTCGAGAACGGTCCGGCAGCAGGGCCCCGGAACTTCTGCGCAGCTACCGCGCCGCGTGTCCAGCTGGCACTGGTGCGGGCGACACACGGGAAACGGATCGAGCAGCCGCACGACGGGACGGTCGACGTCGCACTGACCGACATGGGGTCCATCGATTCGAACGTTGCCGCCACCGAACTCTTCCGCGAACCATTCCTGCTCGTGGTTCCCGCCGATCACCGGCCGGCACGCAGGGAGGCGGTCCGGTTGCACGACTGTCGCGATGAGACGTTCGCCGGCCTGTCCTCGGGCGTCGCGCTGCGCGGGCGCGTCGACAAGCTGTTCGGCACGGCTGGGATCCGGCCGCGCCGCGGCTTCAAGACCGGGGAAGTGGAAACGGGGCAGGGCTCGCTGCCGCGGGCG
Proteins encoded in this region:
- a CDS encoding LysR family transcriptional regulator substrate-binding protein; its protein translation is MLFENGPAAGPRNFCAATAPRVQLALVRATHGKRIEQPHDGTVDVALTDMGSIDSNVAATELFREPFLLVVPADHRPARREAVRLHDCRDETFAGLSSGVALRGRVDKLFGTAGIRPRRGFKTGEVETGQGSLPRASEPPPCRPAMGPVGGSAEVPIVPSPRRNPLNTPAETNTLSS